The window GAAGATTAACGGCAGCATATTTGAATAAAAAAGAGGCCCGCCTAAGAGTGTAAAAGGCGGGTCTCTTTTTATGTCATATTTTAGCCTTGCGTTACTTTCTGTCCATCCGCAGCCTTTCGATGAAGCGCGCGATTCGCGCCATCGCCTCTTTTAGCTCCTCGATGGAATAGGCGTATGAGATTCTCACATATTTGTCGCCGCAGGCGCCGAAGGCCGAGCCGGGGACGACCGCGACATTCTCCGACTCCAGCAGCTTGGTGCAGAACTCCTCGGAGCCCATGCCGAACTCGGAGATGTCGGGGAATACATAGAAGGCGCCGAATGGTTCAAAGCAGGGCAGCCTCATCTCTCTGAAGGCCTCCATGAGGAAGCGGCGGCGCTGGTTATAAGACTCTACCATGGTGCAGATATCCTTGTCTCCATTCTTGAGCGCAGATATCGCGGCGTACTGGCTCATCGTAGGCGCGGACATGATGCCGAACTGGTGCACCTTCAGCATATATTCTATTATTCCCGCGGGGCCGCAGGCAAAGCCGAGACGCCAGCCCGTCATCGCGTATGACTTGGAGAATCCGTTGATGACGATCGTGCGCTCGAGCATCCCCGGAAGCGAGGCGATGCTCACATGACGGTCCCTGTATGAAAGCTCGCTGTATATCTCGTCGGAGATGACGAGCAGGTCGTGCTTGACGATGATCGGCACAAGTTTTTCAAGGTCCTCGCGCTCCATTATCGCCCCCGTCGGGTTGTTGGGGTAGGATATGAGCAGTGCCTTTGTCTTCGGCGTGATCGCCGCCTCAAGCTGTTCTGGCTGGAGGCGGAACTCCGTCTCCGCCGTCAGTTCTATCGGAACGGGAACGCCGTCGGATAGCAGAACGCAGGGTTCGTATGAGACGAAGCAGGGCTCCGGGTAGATCACC of the Cloacibacillus sp. genome contains:
- a CDS encoding aminotransferase class I/II-fold pyridoxal phosphate-dependent enzyme — translated: MRDFICNKIKKIKPSGIRRLFDIANEIPDVISLGVGEPDFDTPWHIREEGIYSLHKGRTFYTSNSGLIELREEIARFMKRKYGLTYDPKHEIVLTVGGSEAIDIALRAILNPGDEVIYPEPCFVSYEPCVLLSDGVPVPIELTAETEFRLQPEQLEAAITPKTKALLISYPNNPTGAIMEREDLEKLVPIIVKHDLLVISDEIYSELSYRDRHVSIASLPGMLERTIVINGFSKSYAMTGWRLGFACGPAGIIEYMLKVHQFGIMSAPTMSQYAAISALKNGDKDICTMVESYNQRRRFLMEAFREMRLPCFEPFGAFYVFPDISEFGMGSEEFCTKLLESENVAVVPGSAFGACGDKYVRISYAYSIEELKEAMARIARFIERLRMDRK